ctactaataataataggaCGAAGGTTATCTAAACCTAAGAaggactaattaataaccctAAAAGCACCCTCTACTTATAGCTCACCCATTGCCTACTACTTAGCCATAAGTGCTTCCTCTTAGGAATAAACCCCGTCCTCCTTGTCTAACTCTTATATGCCATGGGAAAAAAGCTAAGAACCCCGCTTACGAAGCAAATAGCGCTGCCGCTAAAGATAAGCTAGACGAGCTAAGGTCTCCTAGAGCTTATTCTCTGCCTTCTCGATATCTATATTTACCTTACGCTAAGTATCTAAATTCTTAGAAACTACagaaactaattaataacctataaCATAACTATTAGATAAACTCATAGAacaataatatattaatgctattataagaatagcCCTAGCAAATATACTCCTAATAACAAGTAGAACCCGCTATTATCTGATATACCTTCTTCGCCTAGTAACAAGTAGAATAAGGCATAGCGTTAAATCCCTTAGTATTAAAACGGGAAGTAAGAAGGGAATATTACGCGGATTTCTTTGATTTCGAgatataacctaatatcctaTTAAAAGGAATTTTTAAGGaactaagttaattatatactaacgATGGgctataaatatagccttaaggataagactaacaGAGGAGAGACCTTGTATCACGGCCTAACATAACCTAAATAGCGGCTAGGTCACGTAACAAAGAATAGAGGCTTATAGGACTAATCATAGAAGGATTACCTGGATCACTTAGTAATCCCCCCTGATCCAGGGATCACTAGGATTACTAAGTAATCCTCGCGATCTAGCCTaccttaactatataaaacatacttattgcactttcttatatactagctaccttagctattaatacaacttggttatacttaatacccttaagcatattactagacgtgacTTATACTATCcccttttaaggttatataacctaatttaatactaatataaacccagtataactagtttatcccttaggaccTTCACGATTGTTATACTTATTAGCGACTagctaaaaaacctatataaaaaaatatatataaaacttaaatttattaaaaataaaataataaattatattaataagaaaaaaattaagagattaatcctcttagagagagatataatctatattataataaaaaatattaaaataacataataaaataaaaaacttaactataaatatattagaccttataaaattaaataaaaatttttaaaaaataattataaattaaacttacctcctaaggttaagctctatttaatcttttatattttattacttaaattaataaaaaatattatctaagttaaaactaaaaataaactaaaaactaaagttaataaactaaaaaaatatattataaaagctatccttaatataaataaaattaatataaaaataatatattttattaaatagagaaaCTATCTAgatttagaaaatatataagaacccctagaataccttattaatatataataccttttaaaaaacttttattaataatactaagtataggcttattaagactaatagcgttataattaattaaattaatagccctaaaagaatatacttttataataataaataattcctcGTAGAGCTTACCTAACTCCTCTAAGGTATATAGGCTAtgcttaaaagccttattactatgcGCCTTAAGTAgcctcttttatttctaaatgcGAGCaagtttagctattacctccTCTAGGGTAGCCTCTGCCTTAGCCTCCTTATCCTCTAGATACTtatactcttagatatttttcaTAACTATAGGAGGTTAActaatagctaagaaaaagtactaataaaaaatagttataaaataaagctatactagccctattatatactacctttatattaatatagttagaATAGTGATTAGAATAGTTAGAAACTACCTTATAGGATAAGCCCTAAtagaagtaataaatataagatataatcttagaactaaaagccttaatataggtAGAAAGATTTTATGCTTTagaaagtttttataaagaagtatacttagaaacttagcctaatattatattaatagaaatagaaTTTTTATAAGTCAGAGTtacttactataaatacctagttACTAAAACtaatcttaaggataagactaataaagggggaaccttatattatagctataatataggctaggcggggaaatataatagaaacactctaactaagcaagggactaaagggactaaatatcGCCTAAGTTAGTCTAGggactaaataataaaaatattagtcttaccttagacTAAAGTAAGagaatattaatctaagaaccaggcctaagtatataaagtatatttatttatactttcttatatagtagctaccttagctattaatataacttagttatacttaatacctttaagcatattactagatataataaccccccttatttaagtatagcgcgactagtctctctattaatataaacccagtatgactagtttatcccttaggaatatatataattattatataaggcttttaaataattaagatataaataaaaattaaaattaaaaataaatagctaagaaaaattaaagtttttataaaaaaataaaaaaaactatagaggttaaagcttattaattaaggaattatcttaattatagttagcgaggtaattaatatagctagataGCTAGGTTATAGTAGTAGTTagggaattttaatatagtactaattatattaattaccttattaaaatttcttttttaatttttaaataattctagaaaaattaaaaaatataagaaaaagaattttatttctaaaatccttatagcttaaagttatatatatctcttttatagAGCCTTATCCCTATAGGAactatcttttttaaaaaaatattagctagtcgagaaaaaaaatatcagCTGCCCCATAGTCTGCTAGCATAAAAAATTTCCTCcatataaaaaaaacatcGGTAGCTCAGCCGACGTTTTTCATAGATGATAGGGGTTGGCCAACTGACGACCTCTAGTGAGCAGTCCCTTGCCACACTCGTGCTCGTGCTCAGTCGACTGGTCTGACTTCTGTTCGGCCGCCTCCACGGAAGTAAAGCTCTTGGCTTGCGAGTTCGCCAACAGTCCCAGGATCGCCTCCACATTGTGGACAAAACTGCGGGGCAGGATGCCCAGCGATCGGTGGAGGACAAGAACAATCAACATGTCGAGCATGTCGCTGATAAGGATACTCAAGATTATCAAGGGCTTTTCAATATTGGCCAATGacaagataatattatatctaaccAACCAACATCACACAAGTCTCCCAGTCTCGCTCTTCGCAGACAAACAGCCCTCATGCAAAACGCCAGCTCCCAGCCTCAAGTAACTCCCCCCATCTGGTCTCTCTTGAATCATGATGACATAATACCTCTTCGGATCATTAGCCGTACCGCGTGTCCCACCAGATCCAACCACGACACAGTACTTGAActcgccttggccttccatATCCTACCACAGCGACCCTATCTTTTCAGTTCCATTCATAACAGCGTACTCATTATCTCGAACGTTTTGTCCAAGATGGCAGTTTTCGAATTGCTGGACTCTGACGAGCAACTCTTTCCCATGTTGAGCGAACTCTAGATCTGTCTGGCGAGGAATCTTGAGCTCGTACTGATGCTGATGAACTCGACGCTACCGTCATACGCCATCCAAGACCACGACGGCACGTTCCGTCTCCCAAAATCGATCAGGAGTGTCATCTCCTTGGTTGTGCGCTTCCATAAgagaaggctgccaagaaaGCATCGTATAATGCCGTACTTTACCTCGGTGTCCAACTCATGCCCCTATGCGCTTAAGCAGGCTTGATATCGCGGTATCTCTATCAGACTTGTAGGTAAGCCCGCATTGTGAATACTGTCCAAGAATGAATTGCATAAACTCAAGAGAGCGATACTATCCGGCCTTCCTCAATCGGGCTGGGAAGAAGGGGTCAAGGATAAACCGCTGCTTCGAGATTGGCCTAGGGGCATGTCAGCAGCTGCAATGTTGTTCCTTTCGAGTTTAGACTTGCGCTGTTAACTTCGTAAACTGCTGGCAGCGGATTCCATCACCGCATTTCCAATATGTGTGTGCCCCATGTTCAGGATTCGCAGTGAAATTAATGATGCGTCGAGACAGTACCCGCTCCTGCAGAACCCAGGCTCTCTTCATCAGGGGCCCTCTATCAACGTCCGAGTCAAGGCGGCAGTTGCATCCCGCACTTCCTGGGTTGATTTGATCCCATAGACTTGGCTCCAGGAAACCATCTTTCCACCCGCGAGCCCAGTTTGCTGTGATAGTGCAGTAGGCGTTGGCAAAGACGTGCTCCATATTGCCAGCCTCGCTTTCCCATTCACCTTGGGAACCTTGGATGATGCAGAGAGCATCAGTCCAGAGGTACTGCTTCCCGAGCTGCCGTATCACTTTAACTGCGTCCCGGAAGGTCTTTGGCAGGCCATCCAAGTTAAACCCCTCCAATCGACGATGATAATTCTGCGGTGTTGTGCAGAAGCGGCTCCATTCTTCACCCGTTGGGCTGCCCCAGCAGTGCGATAACACGAGATAGTCCCGGTTGCCACCTGGCTCTTGGACAAGACTCAAAGTATGCTCGTCTCCAACAAAGATGGCTCTTGTCGGCCAGAACTCGTGTTCCGCTTGCCGTACTCGGCACTCTTCGTGGTTGTCGTCGCAATTCAGAAGCCATTCGCGAAGCAGTTGAAAGTAAA
The window above is part of the Fusarium falciforme chromosome 3, complete sequence genome. Proteins encoded here:
- a CDS encoding HET domain-containing protein, which produces MNPASQEIDHDFEFEEMLRFPWDTTKPREFSLEGPPSKWPYLINRSARNAECWRRHDEDEFAKNFLLYSKSPDFDAKTLYFQLLREWLLNCDDNHEECRVRQAEHEFWPTRAIFVGDEHTLSLVQEPGGNRDYLVLSHCWGSPTGEEWSRFCTTPQNYHRRLEGFNLDGLPKTFRDAVKVIRQLGKQYLWTDALCIIQGSQGEWESEAGNMEHVFANAYCTITANWARGWKDGFLEPSLWDQINPGSAGCNCRLDSDVDRGPLMKRAWVLQERVLSRRIINFTANPEHGAHTYWKCGDGIRCQQFTKLTAQV